Proteins encoded by one window of Methermicoccus shengliensis DSM 18856:
- a CDS encoding type II toxin-antitoxin system HicB family antitoxin: MEETIERMKEAIAFHIEGLKKEGLRISEATTTAVSIEVVV, translated from the coding sequence GTGGAAGAGACGATTGAAAGAATGAAGGAAGCAATAGCCTTTCATATAGAGGGTTTGAAAAAGGAAGGGCTAAGGATTTCCGAAGCTACCACTACTGCTGTATCCATTGAAGTGGTTGTATGA